The sequence below is a genomic window from Streptomyces sp. NBC_00582.
ATGCGGCAGGCGGGTTCATGACCTGGTCCGGCCGGGGGACCCCCCGGCCACGAATGCCACCGCCGTCCCGGGCCCGCCGCCATGGTCGTCAGGCGCCACACCCCGGCGCCCTCGTGCTCCGCTCCCAGGAGAGGCCCATGCCCCGACTTCCACGCCTGGCGGGTGTCACCGCCGTGGCCCTCGCCCTCGGTCTGCTCGCGACGGCTCCCGCGGTGGGCGGCGAACCGACCGTGTCCGACCCGCGCGTCCTCGCCCACTTCGACTTCGCCCGGGGGCAGACCCCCGAGAACATCGCCCTCGAACCCGACGGCTCCGCCGACCTGACCTTCTTCTTCGCCCGGACCGTCGTGAACGTCACCCGCACGGGAGCCACCCGGACGCTCGCCACCCTGCCGACGGTGGCCGACCCCCACACCCCGGTCGTGGGAGCCGCCGTCGTCACCGGCATCGCCCGCGCCTACGACGGCACCCTCTACGTCAACTACGCCACCGGAACCCGCAAGACCGGCATCTGGCGCATCGCCCGCGACGGCGGCGCGCCGCGGCAGCTCGCCGAGCTGCCCGCCGACGGCTTCCCCAACGGCCTCGCCCTCGACGAGCGCCGGGGCGTGCTCTACGCCGCCGACTCCGTGCGCGGCACCGTCTGGCGCGTCTCGCTCAAGAACGGCACCCGCACCGCCTGGGCCACCGGACCCGAACTCGCCCCGGGCACCGGGCCGGACGCCTCCGGCGTCGGCGTCAACGGACTGCGGTTCCACCACAACGCCGTCTGGGTGTCCAACAGCGACGCCGGCACCCTCCTGCGCATCCCCGTCCGCGAGGACGGCACGGCCGGCCCCGTCCGCACCAGGGCGACCGGGCTCACCGGCGTCGACGACTTCGGCTTCGTCGAGCGGCACCGCGACACCGTCCTCGCCGCGCTGGTCACGAGCAGCGAGGTGGTCCGGGTCGGCCCGGACGGCCGCCGTACCGTCGTCCTCACCGCCGACGACGGGCTGTCCAACCCGACCGCCGTGGCCGTACGCGGCCGAAGCGCCTACGTGACCAGCGCGGCGTACTTCAACCAGGACGACCCGAACCTCCTCCTCGCCCGCGTCCACCAGCGCGCCCGCGGCTGACCCGCGGGCACGGCCCCGCCCGGAGCCGGTCACCGCTCCGGGCGAGGCCGACGCGCTCAGCGTTCGTGCACGACCCGCCCGTCGAACACCGTCATGTCCACCTCGACCTCGGGGATCGCGCGCGGGTCCAGGTCCAGCAGCGGCCGGTCCAGCACACACAGGTCCGCGACCTTCCCGGCCTCCACCGTGCCCTTCCACTCCTCGGCGAAGTCCTGCCGGGCAGGGTGCACGGTGTACGCCCGCAGCGCGTCGACCAGGCCCACGCACTGCTCGGGGCCGCTGGTGCGGCCGCTCGCCTTCGACTCCCGCAGCATCATCGCGGCCACCCCCTGCCGCCAGTCGGGCTCGGTGATCGGCGCGTCGGAGCTCGCGCAGACCGCGATCCCGGCGTCCAGCGCGGACCGCACCGGCCACTGGTAGGCGGACCGCTCCCGGCCCACCACCTCGTCCATCAGGTCCGACACCGTCCACTTGATCGCCGGGTTCATGTTGACGCCCCAC
It includes:
- a CDS encoding SMP-30/gluconolactonase/LRE family protein; its protein translation is MPRLPRLAGVTAVALALGLLATAPAVGGEPTVSDPRVLAHFDFARGQTPENIALEPDGSADLTFFFARTVVNVTRTGATRTLATLPTVADPHTPVVGAAVVTGIARAYDGTLYVNYATGTRKTGIWRIARDGGAPRQLAELPADGFPNGLALDERRGVLYAADSVRGTVWRVSLKNGTRTAWATGPELAPGTGPDASGVGVNGLRFHHNAVWVSNSDAGTLLRIPVREDGTAGPVRTRATGLTGVDDFGFVERHRDTVLAALVTSSEVVRVGPDGRRTVVLTADDGLSNPTAVAVRGRSAYVTSAAYFNQDDPNLLLARVHQRARG